Below is a window of Camelina sativa cultivar DH55 chromosome 11, Cs, whole genome shotgun sequence DNA.
TAGAAATCCTTTTGTTAATTTCCACCCACTAATGCAATTAAATcgtaactgtttttttttttttttgtcagcttTCAATATTGAATATTCGATATCTCATTTAATGTGCTCGGTTGTTGCTTCACGGAGACATTGACTCATTTTCACGGGTGAGATCCTTTTTCCCCGATGACTAAATGGCTATTCACTTACTTGTACTGTATTACATTAGATAACGATATTCgtaaaaaaattcatttgtgGAACTAATAACTTCGGAACAAAACAATTAGAATTAGGCTTGGTCAACTGGAATGTGTCTTATCAACTCAACAAATTATGATTAAATTTGGACACAAAATCATACTGTCTTCGTATGCTCTCACAGGAGTATTAACACTTTTATCTAAAGTTTTGGTcctaaatatagaaaatttggATAACTTGCTGAGTCAGACAGAAACGTGATATACGCTCTATAACGTTGTTTCCGGATAAAGACTGAACGTACGATTTGCTTTTTAACTCACCGATAAtatcacaagtcacaacaaccttcgatattttattttatggtaaGGGGCAAAATCGTAAtaacagaacaaacaaaacaaaccaaactagTGCTTACGTCACATCATTATCTGTCTGACTAGTTCCTTTAATCTTAATCATCCTCGTCACTCACTATATATCTTTGCGATTTTATCCAAGTTCTAATCTAAAGCTgggttttttagttttttagtttCTCACCTGCGATCGTGTGATTTGGATTTGTATCGTAGGAAACTGGGTTTTTGggtttcatcatcatcgtttAAGGTTTGATAGAAACTATGAAGAAAGTTGAGTTTTTTATGCTCCTTCTCTGCTTAATCGGAGCGTCGTTTCTAGTGGTAAGACTtgattaaataatcaaaaagcttgattctttttttattttcttacgaTCGTTGGAACATAATCTGAtattaaagttttgatcttgATTGTTGTGTGAAGTGTGCTGATCCACCAACATGTCCTGCGGATTTGGATGGGAAGTGTAGTGATTCTGATGATTGGCAAGGAGACTTCTTCCCTGAAATCCCCAATATTAAGTATGAGGTAACTAACGCAATCAGTCATACTTACAAAAGTTGTGAGATTTATCTGACAATACTATTGATTCGATTTGGGAAATTTTTAGTGAGGGTGTGTTTGCATGTGTAGATGAATAATGAATTgattgttttatgatttttattttatttttcagggACCTTCGACTAAGAACCCACTTGCTTACAGGTGGTATAACGCTGAAGAAGAGATTCttgggaagaagatgaaggtaaatttgttttgtgtttttatggaTTTGAAAGGATGGATGAGATGTaatgatgtttgtttgttttgtttatgtctcTTGAATATGTGAACAGGATTGGTTTAGATTCAGTGTTGCGTTTTGGCATACATTCCGTGGGACTGGAGGTGATCCATTTGGTGCTGCTACAAAGTATTGGCCTTGGGAAGATGGTACTAACTCTGTCTCTATGGCTAAGAGAAGAAGTAAGTCAAGAattgtgtttttgttaatgTCGTTTCTCTTTAACTGGGAGTTGCTGTGAGTGACTTTGTGGGTTTTTGTGTAATGCAGTGCGAGCTAACTTTGAGTTCTTGAAGAAACTTGGAGTTGATTGGTGGTGTTTCCATGACAGAGACATAGCACCTGATGGCAGTACACTTGAGGTAATAACCCCAGCTTCTGGTTCACTTATACTATATAGATTGCATCACATTGTGCGATTGAAACGACGGTTGGATTTATTGCTTTGTGTTAAAGACCGCATATGATATTTGGTCCTTGGACCTTGTAATTCTTTTGCAGCTTGCTGTTTCTTTTGGTACTTGATtactttgttttgctctttttgGCCTAATGTTGACTTGTTTTGTAACCTATTTATACTCATTGATCTGCAGGAATCTAACAAAAACTTGGATGAAGTTATCGAACTAGCCAAAGAACTCCAAAAGGTGAATTCATTTGGTTAATATTCCGTTTCTTGTTACGCTTTGGATTTTGGAAGATAGCTTTAGTAGTTATATAACCTTTGTCCCAGGCTCATGTATGCAATTATAGATTTTGGAAGATACAATCGGAactcttttaatttataaaacactaTCTTTTTCTTGCTACTATACCTTAGTTTGCTGTGCTAAGAAAAAGGTTTGTCTTCCTCTTCAAATGCAGGGAAGCAAGATCCGGCCGTTGTGGGGTACAGCTCAGCTTTTCTTGCATCCTCGTTACATGCACGGAGGAGCAACCAGCTCTGAGGTTGGAGTATATGCTTACGCTGCTGCTCAAGTGAAGAAGGCAATGGAGGTGACACATTACTTGGGCGGTGAAAACTACGTTTTCTGGGGTGGCCGTGAAGGTTATCAGACGCTCTTGAACACTGACATGGGAAAAGAGCTTGATCATCTAGCCAGGTTCTTCGAAGCTGCTGTTGCttacaagaagaagattggatTCAAAGGTTagtcttcttctacttcttcttgttctttcatCAGTCGTATGTGACTTATTGcaatataatcttatttttcatCAGGTACGCTTTTAATCGAGCCCAAGCCTCAAGAACCCACCAAGCACCAGTATGACTGGGATGCTGCAACAGCTGCCAATTTCCTAAGGAAATACGGTCTTATTGATGAGTTTAAACTCAACATTGAGTGTAACCATGCCACGCTTTCGGGCCACACCTGTCATCATGAGCTTGAAACTGCAAGACTCAATGGTTTACTTGGAAACATTGATGCAAACACTGGCGATGCTCAAACTGGTAATTCTAAGTTTCAGCTCTCTTAACTGTTGTCTCTTATGCGGATTCTGATGATTGAACAATGTATTCACCTTGTCTCAACAGGATGGGATACAGATCAGTTTCTTACAGATGTTGGAGAAGCAACCATGGTTATGATGAGTGTCATCAAAAATGTATGTTATATAAAAACTCGCTATTTTGGGGAATTTCATTGTAGTTTTTGAATGGACGGTCATAATAGCTTCTGTTGTTCATGTGTGGTCTCAATATGTAATAGGGTGGGATTGCACCTGGAGGCTTCAACTTCGACGCCAAACTGTAAGAGCGTTTCTTGATTCCCAAAGTTTTTGCTGTTTCATACAAACTTAAACCGAGAAAGAAGCTTATAATACTTTATTGATTAAACAGGCGAAGAGAGAGTACAGATGTTGAAGACTTGTTCATTGCTCATATTAGTGGAATGGATACAATGGCACGTGGACTGAGAAATGCAGTGAAAATCTTGGAGGTTAGTAAAGAGACTTGAATAAATAAGTTTCTTATAAAGTTTCAAAGAGTGTAGTTTTATCGATTAACTTGATGTGTGTGATTGGTATAAAGGAGGGAAGTCTAAACGAATTGGTACGCAAGAGATATGCAAGTTGGGACTCTGAGCTTGGGAAGCAAATAGAAGAAGGAAAAGCTGATTTCGAGTATCTTgagaagaaggctaaagagTTTGGAGAACCAAAGGTTTCTTCTGCTAAACAGGTACAAGTTTCTTACTACACCAAAACATAATACTCTGGTTTGGTTTCATAAGAACACACAAACTCATAACGAGATCTTTTGTAACAAAAACCACAGGAGCTCGCTGAGATGATCTTCCAGTCAGCTatgtaggaagaagaagaagaagactaaaaaGAAGGCTTTCTATGTTCATTAAAAGGATCGTCTTCTTACTTTCTTAGTTCTCTCCTAATCTTTGAGAGGTCTgaaaaccaaaaatgaaaaataagaatGATTAGAGAGGTTGTTTCAGTTGATGTACTGTACTATGCTTTCTCACACTCTTAGTTCCAATTGAATAAGAACAACTGTTTTAAGGCCTTACTTGAATTCGATTAAGGTTTATGTCAAAAATACCAAAGCCTGCAGGTCAGTTCCAGTCTTTTGTTGCTGTGTTTTAATGTATCTTCCTTCTTATTGGGTGTAATTTCTCCTAATGAGACTCCTtaagttttatgaaaaaaaatcatcagtttgaccccaaaaaaaagttggaaaaataTATGGAAACGTGTAGTGAGTATTATCTTACTTGATAATCTGTAATTGCTATGAAATAGTTGTGATGACTTTGTTAATTCCTTACAATAATCGAGTCTTTTTTGTCGTCACATGCATTATTATGGGTTCGATGTTTCTAGAAAATTTCCTTATTTGTTATTGacgaattaatttattatatatggaaaaGGTCGGCAAAAAGCAGtaagtcttttcttttgtctaatTGCGGCCGAAAGTAGTAAGTCTCGTGAAAGCTGATACATCTTATGATAATCGCTTAATTGATAGATAAAAAATgttactaataataatttatatatcctATAACCTTTACTATGTTTTCATTTAAGTGACTGTGTTTTAGACTAATACGTTTGGTAAATAGTGTATATGTCTCAATATAGTGTATCATTTGAAAGGGGTTTAAAGCAAGAATACCTATGTGTATGTGTCCTTCATCTCATGTACACATGATACAGACATCTTCATAGCAgtttgcacacacaaaaaaacgaCATATTCATAGCAGTGAAGTTTTTGcatatcttcttccttttctagAAAACATTAGTTACCAACTTACCATTACCTAattattgtttgtttcataaaaagcgtttttaattataaaattttagttcaaGTTTTTTAGGAAAATTATGTAAGAATTTTAGTATCAACATACTGACAAGTTATTAAAAGATACTTGTTAATTAAGAAACGAAATGAATGTTATTTATAGGTTTCACCTAATAATAGTGAAGATGATATTACATTCTGTCATTTTCAGCAGCGTTCATACACTCTCACGCTCACCTAACACAGCGTATATAACTTGATGAATCTTTTCATTTTCGTCATGTgactaaaatatttatacattttgCTTTGACGGCAAAGCTCTCGGCTATCTCCTGTTTATTTTCATTAcatattaatttactttttcttgTTATCCATTATCACATTCGAACCCTAcattatgagtttatgaccaacATCAGCATTaatagaaagtagaaaccatTAAACTATAAAGTTGTTAATAATTAACAATAGGAAATAGATAAACGAAGCGTCTAGAGTTATACTGAGTATCCGTCAAAACCATTCAAATGTTATTTTACTACTTTAAATTTTCACATTTCATTTTGTTCATGATCTATATATCTTGTTAATATTTTATCGCTGACGCCAATACGATGGAGGACGAcataatataataagaataaaataaattagttgaaatttgaaaatgatataTTACTCGTTAATGCGTTTTCGGAACAATTATCATTTTGATAACTATACTAATAATAGTCTAATACCACGACCCTCTAAGTATCACACGTGTTACCCCAAATTAGTGGATGCGTACACGTATTGGATATTTGCTAGACTAGCAAAGATCAGGTAACTTCACTTTACTTTGAGGGAAAGTACTGCCTTTTAGAATTATTGCTTCGTTCAATCTCATAATAGCAAGTTAAAGTCTTAAACAATGGACCGATCGTGATGTGAATGATTAGCTCAACGTTCAATGTACAGTGTCTGGCTGTCTGCATTTCGGTCGTGGCTTAACAAAAAAACTAGATGATAAGTGTAAATTAACTACGTTTTGTGAACCAATGCCAcgataatatttttgaattatgttatacagtatatatgattttaggAGCTATTAAGCTTATAGCCTTGTAGTTGTAGGTCACCGTATATTTTAGGAGATGTTAAGCTTGTAGCCTTGTTGTCGTTGGTCACCTACAATTGTAGGATAATCAAAATATTGAATAGTATTTGTCAAGAGTAAAGacatgacatatatatacacgtaaAGACATATGAAAGATGTTATTTAATGCGCAATTGAAAATTGCATTCAAAATGTTCCTACACAAAATGTCTTtgatccttttttgtttttacatccATTGTATAGAATTcgcttttactttttataataattgaGCGTATGGACCGCGCGcggataaaatttattttggcCGGACCACGTTACAGTCAAAAGTTCGAAACTAACAAATCATTCATAGCAAAATgggcgtaaaaaaaaaaaaagattagaaaagaCATCTATATACGTTGTTCTTGTTCGTCGATCCATTTTGGCAGTTCACTTTCTCATATCACGTGGCATGCTCATCATATGGTCATATCGCTTGAAACTGATACTAATTTGTTAAGACTTACGTACATTCAATTAATTATTCTAGAGAAACAGGGCATCATTTTTCCTTTGGGATATACACTGCgtttattttatacattttgaaaATGGAATTATCATGGATGTTCAGAAAACATTTGTGATTTATATTTACAACACGTTAGTCGTTAGTATTACTTACTAGTTCCAAagaatattttagttttgtcaattaaacttgtgtttttatattactataactcaagtaaatatcttttttatttttaaaaagcaaactaggtaacaacccgcacagTGCGgataaatcaattcaaataaaattattatttatgatttgatatatgtttgtgtgaaataaaatatataaataattctttttttgttttattcaaatttacgtttattttctataaaaatatgtttcacacgtgaaatatttgaaagtaaataataattttaacgcggtgaaaaaaattgtatgaaatttattttaataaaacatgaataattatgaatttttaaaagaaattaattttttgttttgaaagaaattaatttttttgttttaaagaagtataatatagtttcaaaaattaaatgactacaaatagtttattttatataattgatttttgtttaaatttgtaATGGCATAGATGCAATTAGGATTAATTAATAGGGtttatttgctaaaatgtgCTTCGAGCTCTCTGGCGACGGCATATCAGCATTTTTTCaagagtgcttctctattaatatataggggatatattTTATGTTAACGCCTCACATGCACCATCCGGATTTAAACTTTACCCATACAACGATTGTAtaaatctctattatatatattgtatttgtatattttgcAAATAACTATTTATTACTAGttaaaaacatcataaaatttagggatatatatatatatatagtctaaaCTCAACGGTTTATcgaaacataaaatatttagaaattaaCGTTGATTAATGATTCTATATATTGCTGTATTGTTACGTTTTGTTATAcatatttagttttttcttgTTCCTACCTGTGAATGGTCTGACTATGATGGTCTGCAGCTCTTTGGTTTATTGCCCTGGTCTCCATTGTTCCCATCCAACGAAGCTCCACAACCATCATTCAGCATCATCTCCACCATCCCAAGCCTACCTGTCTTACCAACACCCCATCAGACCAAGCCTGCTCTATATCTACTTCCGGTAAACTGGCAACATGTTTTGTGTGGACTTCTTAATCTCTTTAGCAAATGGAATCATATGAGAGAGAACCCACCTCCattgttatgttttgttgtttatcttTGGCAACTATTGGTCTTTGCATCCTTTGTATGGTTTGAGTGTAATGGTTTGCAACCTTACGCTCTACTGCCTTGGTCCCTTTATTGCCCATCCGATGAAGCTAGGCAACCATACTTCAGTACCATCTTCCGAGTCTATGTCAATGCATTGCTAGTGCTAATGCCTTTTGATCCGGTGAGACTCTTGGTTCTGATTCTTTCTTCAACGTCGAAGTGTCTAATGACCATGACTAATTTGTCATCCAATGAGTCCATCATGGATGATCTATCAAACAACCGTGATCTCACATGTTCTAAGCTGCTTCCAAGCGTTTGTATCAAAGCTCTCATGGACCattgtttgatgttttttgCTCTTTGTTTATGGCTTTGGAGAAAGCCTCTCTTTGTAATCACTTTGTAATCCTTTTAAACTTTGGGGCTTTGACCTCCTATCTTTGTATTGATGGTTCTTGAAATGAATGAAATcatatgtttgacaaaaaaaaaacttgtgtttttatattactataactcaagtaaatatcttttttatttttaaaaagcaaatatattttgtgttaacGCCTCACATGCACCATCCGGATTTAAACTTTACCCATATAACGATTTTAtaaatctctattatatatattgtatttgtatgttTTGCAAATAACTATTTATTACTAGttaaaaacatcataaaatttagggatatatatagatatatatagtcTAAACTCAACGGTTTATCGAAACAGAAAATATTTAGGGTCTGTATGGTAATTGTAGTTGGGGCGGATAAATTCGTCTGCGGACCAGACCGCCCTATTTTAAGTGTGGACAATAAACCGCAGTGGTCCAACtctatttgtaaagaaaaacgGTCCACAGTTGGTCCGATgcggttttgtttctgttttctgtaGACCGCGCCACTGCGGACTACACATGatgaatgataaataaaaaacgatttGATCCATATATGGATTTATCCGCcccaaccgctgcaaccattcacactcTTAAAAATTAACGTTGATTAATGATTCTGTATATGGCTGACGCAAAGCATGACGTTTTCTTCATGAGTTGACACACAATATGACGTTTGAATCAAGGGTTTAGGGACAATAAATTAATCTATTCGATGTTAATGGTTCTGATGCCAAGATGAGGTTCGCATTTCTAAATCACGTAATTATATAATCATGTAATAACactcaaatttttatatacagtAACTTTATTCCACCAGTAAGATCAAAAAATTGAGGATTCTTGAGAATGGGTCAAATAGAGTAATGTACAGTGTATACTGTGCATGTAGTGCCCAAAACAGCAAACCTTTCTCGCGTGGATCTCATGTCGGAACGGAAGATATGTTATAAAGATAGATATCATTGCCTGAATATAGACAGAACTGTcgtataaaaacaaatatatggcATTAAGTTTATTGTATCTCGTCCGGCGCTCTAGCAGCTTTGTCAATCCGGATATAGATAAGGATAGGATGCTGGAATGCTGATCATGTGTCACTTATTCCTATTCAGTATTTACTTTCTCAAAGTACCAACGGTTGCGTTTACTTTCATCTTCCTTTTGTAATTCGACCGTTAATTTAGAATAACACATATCATTAAAGAAACATTATAAAAGTTATCATCAAATTAAGTATCATTTTAACAATATTATGATTTCTATTTTCAgtacatactatattttaatccGCAGTACACCGCGTacgtataatttttattattatttatattttatattgtatttgttatttaaatattggatgttttgcaaatagagaaataactaaatttcacgaccgtttgtgcggctaaatgtttatattaaatttttaatccataatatatttcatgatcatttgtttgttatatatagtttattttgtttagtgtttgagattctattttgatttttaagtattataacaaaaataagagatttaaatacataataagtcatttatatactataattaagtcacattttttttaatgatttaattgttttacacgatcttagttaaatcaacttaattttatatgtcaagtattttaatattaatagtgtttacaaataataaaatgaggatttaacatGTGTTAgtacaaatttaatgatattttattaattccaacatgtctttTTTATCACTCatttactatataac
It encodes the following:
- the LOC104726325 gene encoding xylose isomerase — protein: MKKVEFFMLLLCLIGASFLVCADPPTCPADLDGKCSDSDDWQGDFFPEIPNIKYEGPSTKNPLAYRWYNAEEEILGKKMKDWFRFSVAFWHTFRGTGGDPFGAATKYWPWEDGTNSVSMAKRRMRANFEFLKKLGVDWWCFHDRDIAPDGSTLEESNKNLDEVIELAKELQKGSKIRPLWGTAQLFLHPRYMHGGATSSEVGVYAYAAAQVKKAMEVTHYLGGENYVFWGGREGYQTLLNTDMGKELDHLARFFEAAVAYKKKIGFKGTLLIEPKPQEPTKHQYDWDAATAANFLRKYGLIDEFKLNIECNHATLSGHTCHHELETARLNGLLGNIDANTGDAQTGWDTDQFLTDVGEATMVMMSVIKNGGIAPGGFNFDAKLRRESTDVEDLFIAHISGMDTMARGLRNAVKILEEGSLNELVRKRYASWDSELGKQIEEGKADFEYLEKKAKEFGEPKVSSAKQELAEMIFQSAM